The following coding sequences lie in one Blattabacteriaceae bacterium genomic window:
- the bamD gene encoding outer membrane protein assembly factor BamD, with protein MICKFFKIFIPIIGVFFLSKNNNSLVIERTNNSSDKILYQACLLYESKKYEKSLKLFNRLVSINQEKLKKALLYKTARSNFKVKNYFLAGVQFSNFYHLYPNDKFSEEALFKSAYCSYLSSKDFELDQKNTYLVIERLRFFLKKYPYKKNSSKAKELLEKLLKITEKKSFERSKTYYNMMQYKAAYVSFKNFLNDFRDFRNSSFREEAIFYMFLSKKKL; from the coding sequence ATGATCTGTAAGTTTTTTAAAATTTTTATTCCTATAATAGGGGTGTTTTTTCTCTCTAAAAATAACAATTCTCTAGTTATAGAGAGAACTAACAATAGTTCCGATAAAATTTTATATCAAGCTTGTTTACTTTACGAAAGTAAAAAATATGAAAAATCTCTAAAATTATTTAATCGTTTAGTTTCTATTAATCAAGAGAAATTGAAAAAAGCTCTTCTTTATAAGACAGCAAGGTCTAATTTTAAGGTAAAAAATTACTTTTTAGCAGGAGTTCAATTTTCCAACTTTTACCATCTTTATCCAAATGATAAATTTTCCGAAGAAGCGTTATTTAAATCCGCTTATTGCTCTTATTTATCTTCAAAAGATTTTGAGCTTGATCAGAAGAATACTTATTTAGTTATAGAAAGGCTAAGATTTTTTTTAAAAAAATATCCATATAAGAAAAATTCTTCTAAAGCTAAAGAATTATTAGAAAAATTGTTAAAAATTACCGAAAAAAAATCTTTCGAAAGATCAAAAACTTATTATAACATGATGCAATATAAAGCAGCTTACGTATCTTTTAAAAACTTCCTCAATGATTTTAGAGATTTTAGAAACAGTAGTTTCAGAGAAGAGGCTATTTTTTATATGTTTCTTTCCAAGAAAAAGTTATAA
- a CDS encoding shikimate kinase, whose amino-acid sequence MGCGKSFVGHAFSSYLKHYFYDIDNLLCNKKKKSISDIFKKNGELFFRKIEHKTLKEFLNNSKSYILALGGGTPCHYENINIMNEKACTVYLRYGVSSLFERLRLQRETRPIISHLDDKSLLIFINNQLSERKGIYERAKKKISIKGKSIEEIVFYLKSLLKDVK is encoded by the coding sequence ATGGGATGTGGAAAAAGTTTCGTGGGTCATGCTTTTTCCTCATATTTAAAGCATTATTTTTATGATATTGATAATCTTCTCTGCAATAAGAAAAAAAAGTCTATTTCTGACATATTCAAAAAAAATGGGGAATTATTCTTTAGAAAGATAGAACATAAAACTCTGAAAGAGTTTTTAAACAACTCCAAATCCTATATACTAGCCTTAGGTGGAGGAACACCTTGCCATTATGAAAATATAAATATAATGAATGAAAAAGCATGCACTGTTTACCTAAGATACGGAGTTTCTTCTTTATTTGAAAGATTGCGTTTACAAAGAGAAACCAGACCTATAATTTCCCATTTAGATGATAAATCTTTATTGATATTCATAAATAATCAACTCTCTGAGAGAAAGGGCATCTACGAAAGAGCTAAAAAAAAAATATCTATTAAAGGTAAATCTATTGAAGAGATAGTTTTTTACCTAAAAAGTCTTTTAAAAGATGTTAAATGA